From Microbacterium invictum, the proteins below share one genomic window:
- a CDS encoding universal stress protein, which translates to MSDDRVNGAEGGSEPAIAPQEDRPVPQHAVIAGVIPDQSPRVLREAARYAKLLGAPLIVTHVDVTRFVTYEDPDGYVHSAPIDLDLSTGEAQLSLIQDAARETLGDSDVEWSVRQLVGDPALALKHLAEQSDARLLVIGTRKRGIGESIREFFTGSVAARLAHRQPRPILVVPLGEPAGDDEDLWPDS; encoded by the coding sequence ATGTCCGACGACCGAGTGAACGGTGCCGAAGGCGGCTCTGAACCCGCCATCGCCCCGCAAGAAGACCGGCCCGTGCCGCAGCACGCGGTGATCGCCGGAGTGATCCCCGATCAATCACCCCGGGTGCTGCGCGAGGCAGCCCGTTACGCCAAGCTCCTCGGCGCGCCGCTGATCGTGACGCACGTCGACGTGACCCGCTTCGTGACCTACGAAGACCCCGACGGCTACGTGCACTCCGCACCGATCGACCTGGACCTCTCCACCGGCGAGGCGCAGCTCTCTCTGATTCAGGATGCCGCGCGCGAGACCCTCGGCGACAGCGATGTGGAGTGGAGCGTGCGTCAGCTGGTCGGCGACCCGGCGCTGGCGCTCAAGCACCTGGCCGAGCAGTCCGACGCGCGGCTGCTCGTCATCGGCACGCGCAAGCGCGGCATCGGCGAGTCGATCCGCGAGTTCTTCACCGGGTCGGTGGCGGCCCGGCTCGCGCATCGCCAGCCGCGGCCGATCCTCGTCGTCCCGCTGGGCGAGCCGGCCGGCGACGACGAG
- a CDS encoding DUF3073 family protein — protein sequence MGRGRQKAKHTKIARELKYDTYNVNYSALEKELGHHDDEQYVDKWADEYEDEKA from the coding sequence ATGGGGCGTGGCCGTCAGAAAGCGAAGCACACGAAGATCGCTCGCGAACTCAAGTACGACACCTACAACGTGAACTACTCCGCTCTTGAGAAGGAGCTCGGGCACCACGACGACGAGCAGTACGTCGACAAGTGGGCCGACGAGTACGAGGACGAGAAGGCGTAG
- a CDS encoding MFS transporter: MTTRPLWRGRTLALLGIVLFAFSLRSAVASLSPVVAYIEADFTVPAWVLGLIATAPPACFAASGLFAPALERRLGLERLGVIAVLVVAVGLAGRGLSTGPVMLLVTTALIFAGVGVGNVLMPPLVKTYFPDRIGPMTALFTTTMAFSTFLPPLFAVPVADTAGWQLSLGMWAVFALLATVPWIILIVRHRDAEDADLEQAPGPVFGRLWRLPLAWAVTVTFLVSSSIAYTGFAWLPDLLIDTAGVTPAQAGVLLALFGAMGLPGSLLVPVLVARIRAVVPVLYVVSVALGLAGVAGLLFAPAAAPWLWVALLGLVQLYFPLALVLLGLRTRTHEGSVALSAFVQSLGYAIAAVVPFAIGMLYAGTGSWTWPLLVLAVVILASIPAGIVAVRARTIEDEWEHRHGAWR, encoded by the coding sequence TTGACGACCCGGCCGCTGTGGCGCGGGCGCACCCTCGCCCTGCTGGGGATCGTGCTGTTCGCGTTCTCCTTGCGCTCGGCGGTGGCCTCGCTCTCACCGGTCGTCGCCTATATCGAGGCGGACTTCACCGTCCCCGCGTGGGTGCTGGGGCTCATCGCCACCGCGCCGCCGGCGTGCTTCGCCGCATCCGGCCTGTTCGCCCCGGCGCTGGAGCGGCGTCTCGGCCTCGAGCGGCTCGGTGTCATCGCCGTGCTCGTGGTCGCTGTCGGCCTGGCCGGTCGCGGCCTGTCGACCGGCCCGGTGATGCTGCTGGTCACCACCGCGCTGATCTTCGCCGGCGTCGGGGTGGGCAACGTGCTCATGCCGCCGCTGGTGAAGACCTACTTCCCCGATCGCATCGGCCCGATGACCGCGCTGTTCACCACGACGATGGCATTCTCGACGTTCCTGCCGCCGCTGTTCGCCGTGCCCGTCGCCGACACCGCCGGCTGGCAGCTCTCGCTCGGCATGTGGGCAGTGTTCGCCCTGCTGGCGACTGTGCCGTGGATCATCCTGATCGTGAGACACCGGGATGCCGAGGACGCCGACCTCGAGCAGGCGCCCGGCCCCGTGTTCGGGCGGCTGTGGCGACTGCCGCTGGCGTGGGCGGTGACCGTCACATTCCTGGTGTCGTCGTCGATCGCATACACCGGATTCGCCTGGCTGCCCGACCTGCTGATCGATACGGCCGGAGTCACACCCGCGCAGGCGGGAGTCTTGCTGGCGCTGTTCGGCGCGATGGGACTGCCCGGCTCACTGCTCGTGCCCGTCCTGGTCGCGCGGATCCGGGCGGTGGTGCCGGTGCTGTACGTCGTCTCCGTCGCGCTCGGCCTCGCCGGGGTCGCCGGTCTGCTGTTCGCGCCGGCGGCCGCGCCCTGGCTCTGGGTGGCTCTGCTGGGTCTCGTGCAGCTCTACTTCCCGCTCGCGCTCGTGCTGCTCGGACTGCGCACGCGGACGCACGAGGGCTCGGTCGCGCTCAGCGCGTTCGTGCAGAGCCTCGGCTATGCGATCGCGGCGGTCGTGCCGTTCGCGATCGGGATGCTCTACGCGGGCACGGGCTCATGGACCTGGCCGTTGCTGGTGCTGGCCGTGGTCATCCTGGCATCCATCCCCGCCGGCATCGTCGCGGTGCGGGCACGCACCATCGAAGACGAATGGGAGCACCGCCACGGCGCGTGGCGGTGA
- the purF gene encoding amidophosphoribosyltransferase, which translates to MCGIVGVVSQGHANQEVYDSLLLLQHRGQDSTGIATAESNGIFHIAKAKGQVREAFRTRDMRTLLGEIGLGHVRYATKGVASSEEEAQPFYVNAPYGIVLVHNGNLTNTRELTEELFRIDRRHLNTSSDTELLVNVLANELQTVISGLELDPEQVFESVARLHRRVEGSYAAIALIAGYGLLAFRDPFGIRPLILGTRKAANGRYEWTVASESLVLENGGFEVVRDVEPGEAVFIDLEGHLHTKQCAEDPRLVPCSFEYVYLARPDSEMNGISVYESRLRMGERLAATIAKHTPDGAIDVVMPIPDSARPAAMQVARKLGIEYREGFYKNRYVGRTFIMPGQAVRKKSVRQKLNAMSSEFKGKNVLLIDDSIVRGTTSKEIIQMARDAGALTVTFASAAPPVRYPHVYGINMPSRHELVAHGRTIPEIAEELGADHLVYQEVDDLRAAILEGSPDVEDLDMSCFDGRYITGTVSEEYLAWVEGTQES; encoded by the coding sequence ATGTGCGGAATCGTCGGCGTCGTGAGTCAGGGGCACGCCAATCAAGAGGTCTACGACTCCCTCCTCCTCCTGCAGCATCGCGGTCAGGACTCGACCGGCATCGCCACCGCGGAGAGCAACGGGATCTTCCACATCGCCAAGGCCAAGGGGCAGGTCCGCGAGGCGTTCCGCACCCGCGACATGCGTACGCTGCTGGGCGAGATCGGCCTCGGACACGTCCGCTATGCGACCAAGGGCGTTGCCTCGAGCGAGGAAGAGGCCCAGCCGTTCTACGTGAACGCGCCCTATGGCATCGTGCTCGTGCACAACGGCAACCTCACCAACACGCGTGAGCTCACCGAGGAGCTCTTCCGCATCGACCGCCGCCACCTGAACACCTCGAGCGACACCGAGCTGCTGGTCAACGTGCTCGCCAATGAGCTGCAGACGGTGATCTCCGGCCTCGAGCTCGACCCCGAGCAGGTCTTCGAGTCCGTCGCGCGCTTGCACCGCCGCGTCGAGGGCTCGTACGCCGCGATCGCCCTGATCGCCGGCTACGGCCTGCTGGCGTTCCGCGACCCGTTCGGCATCCGCCCGCTGATCCTCGGAACCCGCAAGGCGGCCAACGGCCGGTACGAGTGGACCGTGGCATCCGAGTCACTCGTCCTCGAGAACGGCGGCTTCGAGGTCGTCCGCGACGTCGAGCCCGGCGAGGCCGTGTTCATCGACCTCGAAGGTCACCTCCACACCAAGCAGTGCGCCGAGGACCCGCGACTGGTGCCCTGCTCGTTCGAGTACGTCTATCTCGCGCGTCCCGATAGCGAGATGAACGGCATCTCGGTGTACGAATCGCGGCTGCGCATGGGCGAGCGCCTCGCCGCCACGATCGCCAAACACACTCCCGACGGGGCGATCGACGTCGTCATGCCGATCCCCGATTCCGCCCGGCCGGCCGCCATGCAGGTGGCCCGCAAGCTCGGCATCGAGTACCGCGAGGGCTTCTACAAGAACCGCTACGTCGGCCGGACGTTCATCATGCCGGGCCAGGCGGTGCGCAAGAAGAGCGTGCGCCAGAAGCTCAACGCGATGTCGAGCGAGTTCAAGGGCAAGAACGTGCTCCTGATCGACGACTCGATCGTGCGGGGGACGACCTCCAAGGAGATCATCCAGATGGCGAGGGATGCCGGTGCGCTCACCGTCACGTTCGCCTCGGCCGCACCGCCGGTGCGCTACCCGCACGTCTACGGCATCAACATGCCCTCGCGGCATGAGCTCGTCGCCCACGGCCGGACGATCCCCGAGATCGCCGAAGAGCTCGGCGCCGACCACCTCGTGTACCAGGAGGTCGACGACCTCAGGGCCGCGATCCTGGAGGGCTCGCCCGACGTCGAAGACCTCGACATGAGCTGCTTCGACGGCCGGTACATCACCGGAACCGTGTCTGAGGAGTACCTCGCCTGGGTCGAGGGCACCCAAGAGTCTTGA
- the purM gene encoding phosphoribosylformylglycinamidine cyclo-ligase: protein MASSPPNPYTEAGVDTAAGDLAVELMKSAVRRTHGPEVLGGVGGFAGLFDAAELKAYDKPLLATSTDGVGTKVAIAQAIDKHDTIGQDLVGMVVDDIVVVGAKPLFMTDYIACGKVFPERIADIVRGIADGCTATGTALVGGETAEHPGLLGPNDYDVAGAATGVVEASKVLGAERVQPGDAVLALASSGPHSNGYSLIRHIVTGAGIGYGDHAADFGRTWGEELLEPTRLYTAPLLRLITQFGDAVHSLSHVTGGGIAANLARVLPKHTWVDVDRSTWSPSPIFRVLADLGGLDLMQTEGTWNLGIGFLAVVAADQAQAAASTLASEGIATWQVGTVQAAPRPDGDYEQGAKGVDGGAVRLVGSY from the coding sequence GTGGCCTCGTCCCCACCGAACCCCTATACCGAAGCCGGCGTCGACACCGCGGCAGGAGATCTTGCCGTCGAGTTGATGAAGTCGGCCGTCCGGCGTACCCACGGCCCCGAAGTCCTCGGCGGCGTCGGCGGATTCGCGGGCCTGTTCGACGCCGCGGAGCTGAAGGCCTACGACAAGCCGCTGCTGGCCACGAGCACCGACGGCGTGGGCACGAAGGTCGCGATCGCCCAGGCGATCGACAAACACGACACCATCGGCCAGGACCTGGTCGGCATGGTCGTCGACGACATCGTCGTGGTGGGCGCGAAGCCGCTGTTCATGACCGACTACATCGCGTGCGGCAAGGTGTTCCCCGAGCGCATCGCCGACATCGTCCGCGGCATCGCCGACGGCTGCACCGCCACCGGCACCGCCCTCGTCGGCGGCGAGACCGCCGAGCACCCCGGCCTGCTCGGCCCGAACGACTACGACGTCGCCGGTGCGGCGACCGGTGTCGTCGAGGCGAGCAAGGTCCTCGGCGCCGAGCGCGTACAGCCCGGCGACGCCGTGCTGGCGCTCGCCAGCAGCGGGCCGCACTCCAACGGCTATTCGCTGATCCGCCACATCGTCACCGGCGCGGGCATCGGCTACGGCGACCACGCCGCCGACTTCGGCCGCACCTGGGGCGAAGAGCTGCTCGAGCCGACGCGCCTGTACACCGCGCCGCTGCTGCGCCTCATCACGCAGTTCGGCGACGCGGTGCACTCGCTCAGCCACGTCACCGGCGGCGGCATCGCCGCCAACCTCGCCCGCGTGCTCCCGAAGCACACCTGGGTCGACGTCGACCGATCCACGTGGTCGCCCTCGCCGATCTTCCGGGTGCTCGCCGACCTCGGCGGGCTCGACCTGATGCAGACCGAGGGCACCTGGAATCTCGGTATCGGATTCCTCGCGGTCGTCGCCGCCGACCAGGCCCAGGCCGCGGCATCCACCCTCGCTTCCGAGGGAATCGCGACGTGGCAGGTCGGCACGGTCCAGGCCGCCCCGCGCCCCGACGGTGACTACGAGCAGGGCGCCAAGGGCGTCGACGGCGGCGCCGTGCGCCTTGTCGGCAGCTACTGA
- a CDS encoding zinc-binding alcohol dehydrogenase encodes MNAAGKPEWVVREDAGLPVLIALYLRQTLGVRSPDELPHLRHVPALTPPDDDDHAVLERQWRAFWAMTVEPQAHPSPVPLDLVDGFEMLIALPTEGFDELRAAIAPHGPDAVAYARVANERYRATAHVGTGTSYRAYASAIAQHERQIGRRAHSFELNIQVLPLTQRGVWWIGSLTIAVTDGLRGDVVAFDKAIGPVIADIA; translated from the coding sequence ATGAATGCCGCGGGAAAACCGGAGTGGGTCGTGCGTGAAGACGCCGGCCTGCCGGTGCTGATCGCGCTCTATCTGCGGCAGACGCTCGGCGTCCGCTCGCCCGACGAGCTGCCGCATCTGCGGCATGTGCCGGCCCTCACTCCGCCGGACGATGACGACCACGCCGTGCTCGAACGGCAATGGCGTGCGTTCTGGGCCATGACGGTCGAACCGCAGGCCCACCCCTCGCCTGTGCCGCTCGACCTGGTCGACGGCTTCGAGATGCTCATCGCGCTGCCCACCGAAGGATTCGACGAGCTCCGTGCGGCGATCGCTCCGCATGGTCCGGATGCCGTGGCCTATGCGCGCGTGGCCAACGAGCGCTACCGCGCGACGGCGCACGTCGGCACCGGCACGTCGTACCGCGCCTACGCGAGCGCGATCGCGCAGCACGAGCGTCAGATCGGCCGTCGCGCGCACTCGTTCGAGCTGAACATCCAGGTGCTGCCGCTCACACAGCGCGGCGTGTGGTGGATCGGATCGCTGACGATCGCGGTGACCGACGGCCTGCGGGGCGATGTCGTCGCGTTCGACAAAGCGATCGGGCCGGTCATCGCCGACATCGCCTGA
- a CDS encoding potassium transporter Trk, producing MTEPAGDRIETARVRRSPRYGVFLAAGAAVGLLAALILTFVFDGFKSPAIGVTYSTGQVFGFLALYCIPIGLALTGILALILDRVAGKRTHEVRISRERFHTED from the coding sequence ATGACCGAACCCGCCGGCGACAGAATCGAGACGGCGCGCGTGCGCCGCAGCCCCCGCTACGGGGTGTTCCTCGCGGCCGGCGCGGCCGTGGGCCTGCTCGCTGCGCTCATCCTGACGTTCGTCTTCGACGGCTTCAAGAGCCCCGCGATCGGAGTGACGTATTCCACCGGGCAGGTGTTCGGCTTTCTCGCGCTGTACTGCATCCCGATCGGCCTCGCCCTCACCGGAATCCTCGCGCTCATCCTCGACAGGGTGGCCGGCAAGCGCACGCACGAGGTCCGCATCTCGCGCGAGCGCTTCCACACCGAAGACTGA